Genomic window (Neoarius graeffei isolate fNeoGra1 chromosome 13, fNeoGra1.pri, whole genome shotgun sequence):
TAAGCTGGGCGTGCGAACCAGTTGCTTTGCTCATGCATGGACTTGACTCACCCTACAGCTGCTTGTCTGACACACCCTTGTCAAAGTGTCAGAGCAAGCGCTCTGCAATCACCATCTCCTGGCAGGGAAGGCACATGTGCACACGCATGTGCACTGTACGTGTAGATAATACTGTATTTGTAGAGTGTAGGACCCTTATCATCTCATATTTGTGATTCAAAAGCAATATAGTGGTACACATCCCAAGCATTTCATGCATCTATTAATCTAGACAAAGCACAACGATGACCACAGCACAACTTTTTCCCACAGGAGCAGTATGATAGACTGTTGGTGATGTACCCTAGCAATCTTATAATACTGTCTGAGGAGAGTGATGGCTTGTTCTACAAGGTAAAACAAGCACTCTGTTGTTGTACTTTGTTCCTTGTCTAAAAGACACTTGCCTGAGCTAAAACCTCACTGTGTTTTGTGCTTACAGGGAAAACTTCCTCTGAACATGCTTACAGTTACAACCCCATGCCAAGACATCAAGCCAAACACATTTATGATCGAAGGTAGGTTAATGATTATCCCATTTCCATTGTTTTATTGCTTAACACTGAATCCTGCAGAACCTTTTCTATCCAATGCTAATCACTCTTGCTGTCTTGGGCAGGGAAACTGATTAACCCCATCGTCGTGTCGTGTCTGAACACAAGTGAGTTCCGTGACTGGATCCATCACTTCAAGGCAGTAGACGTCCCCGTCCTTAGCCCTCCTCCGCCAGTCTACGACATCATCTACACGCCGACTCAGAGAGAGGTAAGTGTGCGACAGACTCTCAAAATGTCAGTAGTTTCGGAAAAGGTCATAAGCTAGGTATTCACACTGTTCTCCTGTTCGTCCAGGCTCCTGAGATAAATGGGAGATGGAGCGGCAGTAACCGAGGAGGTGCCGAAGAAGTCGCACTGCAGAAATTGCACAGCGGACGCAGATCTTGCGAGTTCCAGCTGCCCCACGGCGATGACAATCCCCTTTCCCCTGGTTACACCGAGCCTCTCTGTGTAAGCGAACATCCCGGCCCTTATCatggtgtttgtacagctgctgaatCTTATAATAAGTCCTACAGTACTGTTCAGTAAACTGCTGTCAAGTTGTTCCTTTATATACATGGAAGTTCTTATTTGTATGTCGGTCATCAAGACTACACATAACAATGTAAACatattcacagtccaaagacaatacAACGACTATCCAACATTCAAACAACAACAGACATTTTCAAAACAGCATGCACAAAAGACATCCATTATAAACTTTGGGGACAACTTAGGAAAAGGAGTGTTAAGGGTGGACTGCACTTATTGTAAGTGATCTGACCTGGCTTACTTTCGAGTGTTTATTTTGGAGGAGCAGTATCCAGTCATGCATTGGAAAACTTCTGTGGTCTTGGCCCTATCAATTATTAACTTAGCGTCCAACCCATGCTCCTTCTGTTACCATGTAAAAGCGTCCTTTGCTTGCAGACGAAAAGCACATTGATCTGCGCTTGTTTTGCCGAGCATGTCACCCTCCTGAGTCTTCTAATACTGGGGGTAAAAAGTGAAGATATCCCCTGAGCGCTCTCAGATGTTTTCTGTTATTAGAAACATTCCACGGCAGgattcacccacacacacacacacagcacaacatATCTCAACAGATGACCTGAATGGTGATCGGCTTTGAAGTTGCACCACGGTATCGCATGATGTTAGTGCCAGGATATTCTATCTCCCTCCCAGCAGTGGAATCAGAAGCAAGGAGTCTAATTAATTTACAACTAACAGGGCAGAATGCCCAAAGCGAGCTCTGCTGGGAGGGACGATATCATAGCGTATTTACTGATTATGCAGTACATCTTCCTTTTCAGCTGTGCAAATAATTTGCTCTTTGAAGTTACAGATCCAAAAGCAGAGATGCCAACACTGACAAATGAAAAAGAGTAGCATCTCCAAGTGCAGTGAGGTGAAGCTGAGTGAAGCAAGGCTTCCTATTAGGCCGGGGGCCTGGGGGCCGCCGAGGCCAACAGAAACCAAATTTCAGGGAAGCTCAGAGATGCAATCTAGGCCATTTTGAGctactttttgaggaaaataaatgcagggttTACTGTACAGTGTAAGCTCAATTATCCAAACTCTTTGGGGAAAAGTTTGGCTAACTAAGAGGATGTTCAGATAAAAGGGGTTCGAATAGCTGAGCTTGTACTGTAATACAGTGTTTCAGTAGTTTCATCTTGATCAACAAAAGATTTATGTATAGGACTTTCAATAACAAAATTAATACTCTACTGTATTTACTTCCTGAGCTGTGCACCAGTCTAATACTGGATTTAACTTACAGTCAATACTGAAAGATGCCCCATCCATACAACATTTAATTAAACTGAGCGTGCTGAAGTTACTGAAATAATTTGTTGTATGTAGCCGACTTTGCTTTCTCCAGTGTACTTTTGTCGTATGACTGTCTTCACTTCACACCTGACACTGGTTTGTGAGAGAAATCGAAAATTTCAGTTCTGGAACACGATCAACGAAGACAGTTTGCTTCCAGGAAGATGACTACGCATCACTACAGCGCATTTCTGAGCACTTCATTTAAAACACACTGTGATTGGCCGAGAGCACGAATCAGGTCACCTCTCGGCCAGTCACAGCGCAGGTAATATAAGGATACGGAAATTCCTGGATTCATCCAAATCAGTGACACGTGGAGCAATCCGAACGCCAAAAATATGTTGATTTGATCGACACACGGGCAAAACCGGTTGAAAACTTGTGCTTCAAATCCGTAGCTGCTACGCCCAAATCGTGCATGTTGGCATCTCTGCAACAGGCTTATGTCTGTTTTCTTGTCCATTACTAACCTGGTTGCATTCCTGTTCCTATATGATTACAGTACATCTCCAGCAGACCCGCCTCTGTTGATACGCAGTATTCAGTGAGACTGGGCAGCAGGACCAACAGTATGTCGTCTCAAACCAGACCTGCACCATTACCCCTGCGCTACTCCTCCCCTCAGCACACTTCCTACCTGTCCTCTGAGGAGCCCATGTCTCCCATTTACAACACTCCATACAGCGCAGTTCACCACAACACTACCGTACAGCACATCGAGAAGGCCCCACTTATAAAGGTAACTCAAATCTTGCATGCTGTTTTGACAAAGGTATTCCAGACCTGATTTTCAATACATCGCTTTATACCACACCTCTGTAgagttctcgattctgattggccaggTGGGCTGCGTTCGAAATAAAAGGTTGCTGCGTTGTTGCCTCACTGCCATAATAGACAGGTGTCTCAAAAGGCAGGGCTTTCAACTGAAAGCATCTTTTCAGGACGTTTGTTTTAAACAAATTTTTAAAATCGCATTGATGGTAAATGTGTGACGTCAGCATGCCGTGTAACTAAACCAAAGAGTTAGCTAGTTGGCTAACAGATGCCTCACAAATCATATCAAACAAATTTATCTGGTTACACTCACAGGGTTATAAAATACTATGTTTATTTCTTGGCAACTTTTCAAAAAtctaaacagcaacaacaaaaaaagcccaAAATCTTATATTTGTACATGAAATCATCATTATGTGAAGCTTGGTCCaccatcttttaaaaaaaaaaattccgttgtttGATGGAGCTGCCgcacagatttatgggtaatGGGCAGCATTGAGGATATATCAATGTTGCCTTCAACGGGAGGCAGTTTGAAGgcatctaaggccctgtccacacggcaacagattcagatgaatctgataaaattgtttattgtttcggcctggcgtccacacggcaccggcgttttgggtgccccaaaacgaaatcttttgagaacgggttccagagtgaaaaaatctggtaacggagccattgcgaagtcgtctggatgagtagaacggatttgtttacgatgacatcacaaccacatgtgcttcacgccgggtagaagtgtaacgaactcgatgcgagttgtcaacaaatcctataacttggttcatgaaacgtgcttacaaaatattttcactgtgaatatttattgtgtaatcgtgcaaagtgagagagagagaaagagagtgagagaatagcccttagggcagagtcaatcccgccagcaaaaatagggaaaaaaaaggagcaatctcacctcttcagatgtttattccggaccattaaagaattctggaggatatcagaatgttggcgtaccggcttccatccacccccgttcattcctctttccgcgtctccattcaaaaaacgagcacgtgatttaaagggactatatccataggatagggagtgagaaagtgtgtgcgtgtgacagtgacagggatagtcactgtgcgcatgcgcagttatgcgcatgtgtctacttctattgttctggtgtctccgatggaaccgtcttacagcgcacgtagtggtgtggcatgtgtattgcatcgttttcagcaagcgttgcgttgccatatgaacctgatattttactgatccgttgcccatgtggacacgatatttaaaaaaaaagaatctcgttgccgttgtcgtgtggatgtagccttagaaggCAGGAAATGAAAGTTTGATCCGTTTTGAATGGCTCCTTGATGCCTCTCTGTCTTGGTAGACATCCTCCAGAGACACGGCTTGGATAGGAGCTCAActgatatgttattgtttctacagTAACCTCCAATTTACAGAAACTTAGATGAAATTGATAATTGAAAACTAATAACACGTGAATTAAAACGTGTTGTTATTTAAACAATGGAAAACAAGaagttgttgatatggtgaagctttttGTAAGCAGACAAGCATTTATCATTTATAGAAGTCGTCTctggtgtcagcactttgtaacagtcagtaagaGACtgatgagggaatgactgttctaAGTGATAAGACGTAACTTCTTGCGGATATTACACCatattaaatataactataaattggtgaaaaaaagttatgatttcattcattcataattttTTTACAGATGTAATATTTGAAAAACTACTGTGGTATAAGAAACAAAACAATCTGGAATGTACCGTTGTAGTTACATTattagaaaataatcaatgaaaAGGTTGATTATTTTCTAACAATACTGGTTTGCTTACATAACAGTTTTACGTGAACAAGGATTTATAATAGATGTGCTCATATTTGGTTTGTTTTGGAACAGTCTAACAGCTGGAGCACACCACAAAGCTCCATAAAATACCAGCTCTCCATCCCACAACGCCACTCAGATTTGCTGACCCACCGCAAACCTCTCTCGCCCTTGTATGACGACCCTACCACCCCTGGCATGTACCCTCTGGAGGAGGACTTGGTAAAGGTGTCATCGGTAAGTGGGGCAGGATATCACATTGCCTTCTCGCATTACACCTGGGCTCACTGTGTCCGAGTGCGCAGAGAACACGACTGCTGATTTGACAAGCCAAGACCTTGAAGTCCTAATGACTAATTGATTGACGCAGATGCATAAAAGAGCCGTCTGAGGGAATGACACTTAAGTAGCAACTTGGAGTAGACAGGCGTTTTAGAGACTGATTGTGGAAAATACTTGTTTCTGATTGGCTATGTTGGAATACAGCTAGGGCAACAAGTATAAATAGTGGTTTAGGATAGACTGGTGAGATTTTAAAATCAGTTACAAAAAAACTTAGACGGAAAAGAGTTACCTCCATCCACACATTATACTAAATCTGGTTTTTTTGAAGTAATCAATTTAGAAAAACAGTTCTTTCTAGTATCCTAAAGGTTCTctagttatttttttaaaataaattttagcACTACGAGGAAATTCTGGTTAATAACAGTGCTGCGTTTGTGTTAAACAGCATTCCTCACAGCTTTCCATGGAACGTCACTGTCCTCCACTCCTCCCGGCCTCCTTCCGTTTGTGCACGCCTCCTCTAGGCCGCAGGAACAGGAGCAGTCAGCCCCAGGAGCATGATGGGAGCAGCACGCAGTGGGCTATGGAGCAGCGTGTGCAGGCTGTGGCCAGACTGAAGCTGCTACCTGCCCCTAACACGGTGCCACAGCACAACCACGCCACACAGGTAACCCCAGGAAATACacttatacactaccattcaaaagtttggggtcacccagacaattttgtgttttccatgaaaagtcacacttttatttaccaccataagttgtaaaatgaatagaaaatatagtcaagacatttttctggccattttgagcatttaatcgaccccacaaatgtgatgctccagaaactcagtctgctcaaaggaaggtcagttttatagcttctctaaagagctaaactgttttcagctgtgctaacatgattgtacaagggttttctaatcatccattagccttctgaggcaatgagcaaacacattgtaccattagaacactggagtgagagttgctggaaatgggcctctatacacctatggagatattgcgccaaaaaccagacatttaggccctgtccacacggcaacggattcaggtgactccgatacaattgcttatcgtttaggcctggcgtccacacggcaccggcgttttgggtgctcaaaacgcaatctttttgagaatgggttccagagtggaaagatctggcaacgttgccgttgtgaagtcgtctggatgagtagaacggatttgtttacgatgacgtcacaaccacatgactgtgagtgcttcacgccgggtagaagtgtaacgaactcgatgcgagttgtcaacaaatcctataacttggttcatgaaacgcacttacaaaatattttcactgtgaatatttattgtgtaatggtgcaaagtgagagagagagagagagagagagagagagagactctgcccttagggcagagtcaatcccaccagcaaaaatagggaaaaaaaggagcgatctcacctcttcagatattggcttaagtcctacaatacattcctcaaaaagggcgtagaagagcaaattaatccatcaacgtgtagcattcaatttattccggaccattaaagacgccgccttccgcgtagaatcatacgtcatcctcgccgccatattggataggtcaaagcggagaataaagattagctgcgtttaactgtaccaacaggtttgccgtccaaacgagatcacatgggattacctttcacaggtgagactggaaaaatacttttcattgtatttggtcattataatgtagttttacaaacagattttcctgactttgtggctaatatgaagtctcgcgcataatagtttaagcgcatgcatccttacttcttctattgttctggtgtctccgaagggaccgtcttacagcgcccctagaggtgtggcatgtgtattgcatcgttttcagcaagcgttgcgttgccatatggacctgatattttactgatcgttgcccatttggacgcgatatatttttaaataacatctcgttgccgttgttgtgtggatgtagccttagtagaatttagctagaatagtcatttaccacattagcaatgtatagagtgtatttctgattagtttaaagtgatcttcattgaaaagaacagtgcttttctttcaaaaataaggacatttcaaagtgaccccaaacttttgaacggtagtgtatataaatcACCAGAAAGTGCGTTCCCTGGTGTTATAAACCATACATTGAAAATACATATTTTCTCTATACAGTAATGTAAAATGAATGCATTATGtgttttgcagagagagtcattaGGCCTGGCTGCCACACACACGCGGGAGTTGCCCTACAGTCTCACCCCAGGTAAAAATTCATGTCATGCGAACGTTATATGGCTATCATAATAGCTTGTCAAATGCACAACCAGAACTAGATATTCAGGATTGTGTCTCTGTAAACACACAAAAGTAGGTGTAAAGACATCTATTTTTGCTGATTTATTTATGTATAACGTTTGTGATAATTATAATTGTGGCATTTAACTTCATACACACCAGGCGAGATGGTTTAATTGATCAGGTTTCTCAGCTCATAGCTTGTAGGTTTATATTGAGTGGCAGGACAGGACTGGACATGAGGAGTGGGTAGTGCATGTGTCAGGGCATTTTAAAGGGcagggaaagtgtgtgtgtgtgttttaaagctCAGCGCAGTGACAGTCCAGATGACAGCACTGCAGGTGGCACATTAGAGGAGTTGAGTAAAAGGACAGAATTACTACCGAGAGTGATTTAAAGCTCACAGCTGGGACACACTGCATGATGAGCTCCTTATTAAATGTCCAGTATATTACTATAATTGAGGGTTTGGAACATCTATAATTTAAAAAGAATGGTTCAGTTACATAAAATTCCTCTCTCGCAAAGATTACGCAACTAAACATGGCTGAAACATGTTaatggtttttatgttttttctcATAGATGCACTTGTGTCATATGTTAAACATATGAGACACTGAATGAGAATTAACGTACAGTAAACATAAATTTCAGTCGTCTTTAaatttaaacatctcatctcatcatctctagccgctttatcctgttctacagggtcgcaggcaagctggagcctatcccagctgactacgggcgaaaggcggggtacaccctggacaagtcgccaggtcatcacagggctgacacatagacacagacaaccattcacactcacggtcaatttagagtcaccagttaacctaacctgcatgtctttggactgtgggggaaaccggagcacccggaggaaacccacacggacacggggagaacatacaaactccacacagaaaggccctcgccggccacggggctcaaacccggaccttcttgctgtgaggcgacagcgctaaccactacaccaccgtgccgccctaaatttaAACAtgtatatttaatttaaaaaaaattcttatcAATTTGCTAATCTGACTAGAGATAAAAATCAAATGGACATCTAAGAAAGTTTTTAAACAATCTCCACTTTCTGAACTAATGTCCCTCTGGTCcaatgagctgccttcagctCAATAATTCGCATGAACGCATGTGACTGGCCACAAGAAATGTCATGCTGGTTCATGTTTAGAGTTGCTGAATATTTGGTTAGATTTTTATCAGCTCTGCGACAGGATTCAGTCCAATCCCCTGAACTACTTTGCTTGATGCCTGCAGTCTGCCAGCTGATGAGCATTTATTATAttcttttagtataaatatggaatATAGGAAATCGCacgcgctgattggttgagaaattctaactatttctcgataatcacctcgagtgactcggcaaaatggctgccaatcgctttgtcaccataagtgagg
Coding sequences:
- the plekhn1 gene encoding probable pleckstrin homology domain-containing family N member 1, which encodes MGSSMSCIPQHNFRFSSKSFIRRNSSRLFRKKNPQEGQEKSNSIINILCTVTPRKEMSPKDLEAIENIKWDPPFPYDPASGWKKSSINVKNYGRLIHSSKVRFRFLHCQDVHDCYLDLFQTHLHFVSNNTTGLTYQGTLPLKELTICKVQNRTSFGEPQEFAFQINGVSLNPIIVYCSNQEDMDNWFGLLKEQIEANGGTAITPETYSRVKVQSTEQSTEGKEELRNSISREPIYEWEGSQRESLGPITCVTKVRLQHLPCQEQYDRLLVMYPSNLIILSEESDGLFYKGKLPLNMLTVTTPCQDIKPNTFMIEGKLINPIVVSCLNTSEFRDWIHHFKAVDVPVLSPPPPVYDIIYTPTQREAPEINGRWSGSNRGGAEEVALQKLHSGRRSCEFQLPHGDDNPLSPGYTEPLCYISSRPASVDTQYSVRLGSRTNSMSSQTRPAPLPLRYSSPQHTSYLSSEEPMSPIYNTPYSAVHHNTTVQHIEKAPLIKSNSWSTPQSSIKYQLSIPQRHSDLLTHRKPLSPLYDDPTTPGMYPLEEDLVKVSSHSSQLSMERHCPPLLPASFRLCTPPLGRRNRSSQPQEHDGSSTQWAMEQRVQAVARLKLLPAPNTVPQHNHATQRESLGLAATHTRELPYSLTPEDHSYLKPVEPDDQEIDYDNIWEFDSSTGMIQALPGISAHRTQPNFSARGLGVMETQPRWS